The proteins below come from a single Dinghuibacter silviterrae genomic window:
- a CDS encoding PDDEXK nuclease domain-containing protein: MEKNMPSDYRDIVAALKEKIKRARSAAAYTLNGQLLAIYRDIGLVIADQEQKDGWGAKVVERLSKDLLTEFPDMKGLRPRNLRYMRDFALAYPHFPILQTSVAKLEMSNGEENATVSILQSEFAKLTWSHHILLLDKIKEPEIRVFYIRKTIEMGWTREEMVRQIEGGLHKRQGQIIHNFAQTTDDYEQITQVFKDPYQFDFICLAQEAKERDVEHALLSQLTKFLLELGQSFAFMGRQFRMTLGEKEYFIDLLFYHTKLKRYIVIELKNEEFRPEHIGKMSFYLTLADEQLKDERDGKSIGLILCKTKDGLVAEYALRDTGKAIGISQYRLNEKLPEEVKQELPSLKDIERNMAAELNELDQPIREKMDELLQKLNSIKKAGDEPEAPSQSRITR; encoded by the coding sequence ATGGAAAAGAATATGCCTTCCGATTATAGGGACATAGTGGCGGCTCTTAAAGAGAAGATCAAAAGGGCAAGGAGTGCGGCTGCGTACACTTTAAACGGACAACTATTGGCCATTTACCGTGACATTGGATTGGTCATCGCGGACCAGGAACAAAAGGATGGGTGGGGTGCAAAGGTCGTGGAACGGCTGTCCAAAGACCTTCTAACAGAGTTCCCGGACATGAAGGGGCTCAGACCCCGAAACTTGAGGTACATGAGGGATTTTGCTTTAGCCTACCCCCATTTTCCAATTTTGCAAACCAGTGTTGCAAAATTAGAAATGAGTAATGGAGAGGAAAATGCAACCGTCTCAATTTTGCAAAGTGAGTTTGCAAAATTGACTTGGTCCCACCATATCTTATTGTTAGACAAGATTAAAGAGCCAGAAATTCGGGTGTTTTATATCCGGAAAACGATAGAAATGGGTTGGACACGGGAGGAGATGGTCCGTCAGATAGAGGGAGGGTTACATAAAAGGCAAGGGCAAATAATCCACAACTTTGCTCAAACAACAGATGACTACGAGCAGATTACGCAGGTTTTTAAAGACCCATATCAATTCGATTTTATATGTTTGGCACAAGAGGCCAAGGAACGTGATGTAGAACACGCATTACTTTCCCAGTTGACAAAATTTCTGTTAGAGCTTGGTCAGTCGTTTGCATTTATGGGGCGGCAATTTAGGATGACCTTGGGGGAAAAGGAGTATTTTATCGACCTCCTGTTCTACCATACCAAGCTCAAACGCTATATAGTTATAGAGCTAAAAAACGAGGAATTCAGGCCGGAACACATTGGTAAGATGAGTTTCTATTTGACGCTTGCCGATGAACAGTTAAAGGATGAACGTGATGGGAAAAGTATCGGTCTTATTTTGTGCAAGACCAAGGACGGCCTGGTGGCGGAATATGCATTGCGAGATACCGGGAAGGCTATTGGAATTTCCCAATATCGTCTCAACGAAAAACTACCGGAAGAAGTAAAACAGGAATTGCCCAGCCTTAAAGACATCGAACGCAACATGGCAGCCGAATTAAATGAATTAGATCAGCCTATTCGGGAAAAAATGGACGAGCTTTTACAAAAGCTGAATTCCATAAAAAAGGCAGGAGATGAACCGGAGGCGCCGAGCCAGTCCAGGATAACGCGGTAA
- a CDS encoding DUF1444 family protein: protein MRRLLFFLFVMTACHYLPTGLTQWEFCKIYRDSLSARRPGVAFTVTDDSTIVSRDNGRNSQYSIDNAYKEYQAHPGELKEILHRYLAASASLQNPDRDKKKENIVPIVKPLVFLDEVKIQEAQAGATKPMDMVYDVYNRDLVILYAFNGDADIQYMSGDDLKKLGIPRDSLRALALRNLSAHLDSIQLHENEGVYMPTAGGNYEASILLLGWFWNKQNLPVKGDFVIAVPSRDVLLITGSGEKDGVKKLREFVEKMSTSVTYPISDSLYRWDGKTFVPMD, encoded by the coding sequence ATGCGTCGCCTCTTATTCTTCCTTTTCGTAATGACCGCATGCCATTACCTTCCCACCGGCCTGACTCAATGGGAGTTTTGCAAAATTTACCGGGACTCCTTGTCGGCGCGACGTCCTGGCGTAGCGTTTACAGTGACAGACGACTCGACGATCGTGTCCAGGGACAACGGCAGGAACAGTCAATACAGCATCGACAATGCCTACAAAGAATACCAGGCGCACCCGGGGGAACTGAAAGAGATCCTGCACCGCTACCTTGCCGCCTCTGCCAGTTTGCAAAATCCGGACCGGGACAAAAAGAAGGAAAACATTGTGCCTATCGTCAAGCCCCTTGTTTTCCTTGACGAGGTGAAGATCCAGGAGGCGCAGGCGGGTGCCACAAAGCCCATGGACATGGTATACGATGTCTATAACCGGGACCTGGTCATCTTGTATGCCTTCAACGGCGACGCCGATATCCAGTACATGTCAGGCGACGACCTCAAGAAACTTGGGATTCCAAGGGATTCCCTGCGTGCGCTGGCGTTACGGAACCTGTCTGCCCACCTGGATAGTATTCAGCTCCATGAAAATGAGGGTGTGTATATGCCAACCGCTGGAGGTAACTATGAAGCCAGTATCCTTCTGCTCGGGTGGTTTTGGAACAAGCAGAACCTCCCGGTCAAGGGGGACTTCGTCATCGCCGTTCCCAGCCGGGACGTTTTGTTGATAACGGGCAGCGGTGAAAAAGACGGCGTGAAGAAACTCCGGGAGTTTGTGGAAAAGATGTCGACCAGTGTTACCTATCCCATTTCCGACAGCCTTTATCGCTGGGATGGGAAAACGTTTGTACCAATGGATTAA
- a CDS encoding ATP-dependent DNA ligase yields the protein MRTFATLVTELGSATKTNDKLDALSRYFKTAGDRDKVWVIALFSGRRPRRAISSGLLQAWCIELLNLPPWLFEESYSTVGDLAETLALLVPDTPGTAVLAQPLFYYIERLNALRDAPDEDKKSFVLEAWRNFNREERFVFNKLITGGFRIGVSQRTMVNALAAALDLEPDKLLHLISGNWDPFTTSFDALVHESTARQDMSKPYPFYLAYALEDAPSSLGSPTDWQAEWKWDGIRGQLIHRGGELFVWSRGEELLNGKFPEYDPLLGKLPPSTVLDGEILAFDQGLPLPFSSLQTRIGRKNVTRKQLQEAPVVFVAYDLLEYEGEDYRERPMEERRARLESIVALVNHPSLRLSPVIFFNTWEDLARLREDSRDQHAEGVMLKRKASVYQAGRKRGDWWKWKIDPLTIDAVMVYAMKGHGRRSNLYTDYTFAVRSGDQLVTFTKAYSGLTDAEIAEVDAWVKRNAREKFGPVRTVPPELVFEIGFEGIAASNRHKSGVALRFPRMLRWRKDKPVSEINTLEDLKGMLRMYGAGGSTA from the coding sequence ATGCGCACCTTCGCTACCCTCGTCACCGAACTCGGCTCCGCCACCAAGACCAACGACAAGCTGGACGCCCTCTCCCGGTACTTCAAAACCGCCGGGGACCGGGACAAGGTCTGGGTCATCGCCCTCTTCAGCGGCCGGAGGCCAAGGCGCGCCATATCGTCAGGACTGCTACAGGCCTGGTGTATCGAACTGCTCAACCTGCCCCCGTGGCTTTTTGAAGAATCATATTCGACCGTGGGCGACCTGGCCGAAACGCTGGCCCTGCTGGTGCCTGACACACCAGGGACGGCCGTTTTGGCCCAGCCGCTATTTTATTATATCGAACGGCTCAACGCCCTCCGGGACGCACCCGACGAAGACAAAAAGTCGTTTGTCCTCGAAGCCTGGAGAAACTTCAACCGCGAGGAACGTTTTGTCTTCAACAAACTCATCACCGGCGGTTTCCGCATCGGCGTTTCGCAGCGCACCATGGTCAACGCCTTGGCCGCCGCCCTCGACCTGGAACCCGACAAACTCCTCCACCTCATCAGCGGCAACTGGGATCCCTTTACAACCTCGTTTGACGCCCTCGTACACGAAAGCACCGCCCGCCAGGATATGTCAAAACCTTACCCGTTTTACCTCGCCTATGCGCTGGAAGACGCCCCTTCCAGCTTAGGCTCCCCCACGGACTGGCAGGCCGAATGGAAATGGGACGGCATCCGCGGACAGCTCATCCACCGGGGCGGCGAACTCTTTGTCTGGAGCCGGGGCGAAGAGCTCCTCAACGGTAAGTTCCCCGAATACGATCCGCTCCTGGGCAAGCTGCCCCCCTCCACCGTCCTCGACGGTGAGATCCTCGCCTTCGACCAGGGCCTGCCCCTCCCCTTTAGCAGCCTCCAGACGCGCATCGGGCGAAAGAACGTCACCCGCAAACAACTCCAGGAGGCCCCCGTCGTTTTTGTCGCCTACGACCTCCTCGAATACGAGGGAGAAGACTACCGGGAACGCCCCATGGAGGAACGACGTGCCCGGCTCGAATCCATCGTCGCACTCGTCAACCACCCGAGCCTGCGGTTGTCCCCAGTCATTTTTTTTAATACCTGGGAAGACCTCGCCCGTCTCCGGGAGGACTCCCGCGACCAACACGCCGAGGGCGTCATGCTCAAACGAAAGGCCTCCGTCTACCAGGCCGGCCGCAAACGCGGCGACTGGTGGAAGTGGAAGATCGATCCCCTCACCATCGACGCCGTCATGGTCTACGCCATGAAGGGGCATGGACGCAGGAGTAACCTCTACACCGACTATACTTTTGCGGTGCGGTCCGGGGATCAACTCGTGACCTTCACCAAGGCCTATTCCGGGCTTACCGACGCCGAAATCGCCGAGGTCGACGCCTGGGTGAAGCGCAACGCCCGCGAGAAATTCGGGCCCGTGCGGACGGTGCCGCCGGAGCTCGTTTTTGAGATCGGGTTCGAGGGGATTGCGGCGTCTAATCGCCATAAGTCAGGCGTTGCCCTCCGGTTTCCCCGCATGCTGCGGTGGCGGAAGGATAAGCCGGTTTCGGAGATTAATACGTTGGAGGATTTGAAGGGGATGTTGAGGATGTATGGGGCAGGGGGTAGCACCGCTTAA